The following coding sequences are from one Brienomyrus brachyistius isolate T26 chromosome 2, BBRACH_0.4, whole genome shotgun sequence window:
- the LOC125718637 gene encoding sericin 1-like isoform X3, producing MIFPCVFGGLPGKISMKLILTHQCAVRTGRQPSSSRTGPTHTSTGGTGRQPSSSRTGPTHTSTGGTGRQPSSSRTGPTHTSTGGTGRRPSSSRTGPTHTSTGGTGRQPSSSRTGPTHTSTGGTGRQPSSSRTGPTHTSTGGTGRRPSSSRTGPTHTSTGGTGRRPSCSRTGPTHTSTGGTGRRPSCSRTGPTHTSTGGTGRRPSSSRTGPTHTSTGGTGRRPSSSRTGPTHTSTGGTGRRPSSSRTGPTHTSTGGTGRRPSSSRTGPTHTSTGGTGRRPSSSRTGPTHTSTGGTGRRPSSSRTGPTHTSTGGTGRRPSSSRTGPTHTSTGGTGRRPSSSRTGPTHTSTGGTGRRPSSSRTGPTHTHVEQAELHVSPGGGSLTSFSQTISCVNRTLYRVAYRSVSRLAPVAHSYPECCPGWRRFHSHNCNQAVCAEACANGGTCFRPNQCACVSGWMGHSCQTDVDECSSSKPCSQTCLNTAGSYHCGCRAGYTLAEDGHSCQTRPVPSLPHDRQPSSSSNSTGVSTPKGPDADTVNNITEEVQLLKNKVELLEEKLHQALAPFTSLFPLSLEQSVAERTSFLTQSFQQLERIDSLSEQIGFLEERLETCSCQDN from the exons ATGATCTTCCCATGCGTTTTTGGGGGACTGCCAGGAAAAATCTCAATGAAACTTATCCTCACCCATCAGTGTGCTGTCAGAACGGGCCGGCAGCCATCGAGCTCCCGCACAGGCCCCACACACACGAGCACAGGCGGAACGGGCCGGCAGCCATCGAGCTCCCGCACAGGCCCCACGCACACGAGCACAGGCGGAACGGGCCGGCAGCCATCGAGCTCCCGCACAGGCCCCACACACACGAGCACAGGCGGAACGGGCCGGCGGCCATCGAGCTCCCGCACAGGCCCCACACACACGAGCACAGGCGGAACGGGCCGGCAGCCATCGAGCTCCCGCACAGGCCCCACACACACGAGCACAGGCGGAACGGGCCGGCAGCCATCGAGCTCCCGCACAGGCCCCACACACACGAGCACAGGCGGAACGGGCCGGCGGCCATCGAG CTCCCGCACAGGCCCCACACACACGAGCACAGGCGGAACGGGCCGGCGGCCATCGTGCTCCCGCACAGGCCCCACACACACGAGCACAGGCGGAACGGGCCGGCGGCCATCGTGCTCCCGCACAGGCCCCACACACACGAGCACAGGCGGAACGGGCCGGCGGCCATCGAGCTCCCGCACAGGCCCCACACACACGAGCACAGGCGGAACGGGCCGGCGGCCATCGAGCTCCCGCACAGGCCCCACGCACACGAGCACAGGCGGAACGGGCCGGCGGCCATCGAGCTCCCGCACAGGCCCCACGCACACGAGCACAGGCGGAACGGGCCGGCGGCCATCGAGCTCCCGCACAGGCCCCACGCACACGAGCACAGGCGGAACGGGCCGGCGGCCATCGAGCTCCCGCACAGGCCCCACGCACACGAGCACAGGCGGAACGGGCCGGCGGCCATCGAGCTCCCGCACAGGCCCCACGCACACGAGCACAGGCGGAACGGGCCGGCGGCCATCGAGCTCCCGCACAGGCCCCACGCACACGAGCACAGGCGGAACGGGCCGGCGGCCATCGAGCTCCCGCACAGGCCCCACGCACACGAGCACAGGCGGAACGGGCCGGCGGCCATCGAGCTCCCGCACAggccccacgcacacacacgtggAACAGGCCGAACTACATGTctcacctgggggggggagcctgACCTCGTTCAGCCAAACAATCTCATGTGTTAACAGGACGCTGTACAGAGTGGCCTATCGGAGTGTCAGCAGACTGGCACCAGTGGCACATTCCTACCCAGAATGCTGTCCGGGTTGGCGTAGGTTTCACTCACACAACTGTAATCAAG CGGTGTGTGCTGAGGCGTGTGCTAATGGCGGCACCTGCTTCAGGCCCAACCAGTGCGCCTGTGTGTCGGGCTGGATGGGACACAGCTGCCAAACAG ATGTGGATGAATGCAGCAGCTCAAAGCCCTGTTCCCAGACATGCCTCAACACCGCCGGCAGCTACCACTGCGGATGCAGGGCAGGCTACACACTGGCTGAGGATGGACACTCCTGCCAGACGCGTCCAGTGCCCAGCCTCCCGCATGACAGACAGCCCTcgagcagcagcaacagcacaGGCGTGTCCACTCCCAAAG GCCCTGATGCTGACACTGTCAACAACATAACTGAAGAGGTGCAGCTACTGAAGAACAAAGTAGAGCTTCTGGAAGAG AAGCTgcaccaggctctggcaccttTCACCAGCctattcccactgtccctggaGCAAAGCGTAGCTGAGAGGACCAGTTTCCTGACACAGTCCTTTCAGCAGCTGGAACGCATCGATTCACTCAGCGAGCAGATCGGCTTCCTTGAAGAGCGCCTTGAGACCT GTTCCTGTCAAGACAACTAA